A single window of Bacteroidota bacterium DNA harbors:
- a CDS encoding DUF2029 domain-containing protein → MISLIVTFQNLILGENHYWGGVYTFYNNYIIFKSSFFYLISGQNPYDYHLDKYADLFKYSPTFALFMGLFYYLPDWLGLSLWNLLNGLILLYAITTIPGFSNKKMLYLLLFVIIELVLSLQNCQTNSLLAGLTILSFTSMEKGNASAAAFYICCGVFIKVFLIAACLLFLFYPNKLRSVLYLLIWSTLFLLLPAILIGFDDLFKLYTYWLKTINGDVNDTIALYKVGESYSVYRFFDVLAGSKVNKTYILTAGILLFLFPLIQFKKHTKFGFRLSFLCLTLIWIVIFNHKAESPSYIIAMTGIGIWSLSQENNRFAVILLFINLLFTSLFFTDLVPQFLKSNADKAIIKTFMPSITFLLIVFNLYTNHTSNDTYKEENLKNE, encoded by the coding sequence GGGGTGGCGTTTACACTTTTTACAACAATTACATAATTTTTAAAAGCTCATTCTTTTATCTAATTAGCGGGCAGAATCCTTATGATTATCATCTTGACAAGTATGCCGACCTTTTTAAGTATAGCCCTACGTTTGCTTTATTTATGGGATTATTCTATTATTTGCCTGATTGGTTAGGATTAAGTTTGTGGAATCTCTTAAACGGATTGATCTTACTTTATGCAATTACAACTATTCCAGGATTTTCAAACAAAAAGATGCTTTATTTACTGCTTTTTGTAATTATTGAACTTGTTTTATCCTTACAGAATTGCCAAACGAATTCGCTTTTAGCCGGCCTAACTATTTTATCCTTCACCTCAATGGAAAAAGGCAATGCAAGCGCTGCTGCTTTCTATATTTGCTGCGGAGTATTCATTAAAGTTTTTCTGATTGCAGCCTGTTTACTTTTCCTTTTCTACCCTAATAAACTACGGTCTGTTCTATACTTATTGATATGGTCAACACTATTCCTTCTCTTACCTGCAATCTTAATCGGATTCGATGACCTATTCAAACTTTACACGTATTGGCTCAAAACTATAAATGGCGACGTAAATGACACAATTGCATTGTATAAAGTTGGAGAAAGCTATAGCGTATATCGGTTTTTTGATGTTTTAGCAGGTTCCAAAGTAAATAAGACCTACATACTCACCGCTGGTATTTTACTTTTTCTTTTTCCATTGATTCAATTCAAAAAGCACACAAAATTTGGTTTTCGTTTATCTTTTTTGTGCCTTACGCTTATTTGGATTGTTATTTTCAATCATAAAGCAGAATCACCTTCCTATATTATTGCAATGACCGGTATTGGCATCTGGAGTTTGAGTCAAGAAAACAATCGATTTGCTGTAATATTATTATTTATAAATCTGCTCTTTACATCATTATTTTTTACCGATTTGGTGCCACAATTTTTAAAAAGCAATGCTGATAAAGCCATTATAAAAACATTTATGCCAAGCATAACATTTCTATTAATCGTATTCAATCTATATACAAACCATACTAGTAATGATACGTATAAAGAAGAAAATTTAAAGAATGAATAA